CACGACGTTGGCCGTCTTGCGGCCGACGCCGGCGAGAGCGACGAGTTCGTTGAGCGTTTCGGGAACCTCGCCGCCATGGTCGTCGACGATGGCCGTGGATGCGGCCTTAATGTTCTTCGCTTTGTTGCGAAAGAAGCCGGTGCTCTGGATGGCCTTCTCAATCCCAGCGAGTGGCGCCGCGGCGAAGGCGGCGGGATCGGGGTACTTAGCGAACAGCGCGGGGGTAACGATGTTCACCCGGGCGTCGGTGCATTGAGCTGAGAGGATGGTCGCGACCAGCAACTCGAAGGGCGAGTTGTGGACGAGGGCGCACTCGACTTCGGGATATTCCTTATTGAGGGCCCGGACGACCTGTCCCGCGCGGCGTTTGACCTCGGCGTGGCTGCCGATGGCGGCGGGCGGCTTCTTGGCCGCGGGAGGGCTGCCAGCAGGCTTCCGACCAGTCATATTTCGCCTGCCATGGTGAGTTGAGACCGGCCCGGGCCGCCTCCGGGAGAGTGTTCCCACGGCCTCAGAGGGGCCGATTCTCCCGTCAGTCGACCAATTGTGAGGGCGGCGCCGATAGTGTCAACCCGCTCGAACGGCGGCCGCAAAAGCGGGGTACTGGGGCCGCCTTGTCGTTTCTGGCCCGCCGTGGGCGCCACGTCTATAATCCACCAGCGATTCACCCGAACGGATCGTTCCCCGACCCTGGCCGCCTGTGCCGACACGTCAGCCGCGCCGCCCGGAGCCACCGCACAATGCCGCACGACGCCGAATCAGACGATTCGCTCTACGACCAAGGCATTCGCTATTTCAACGATTGCGAATTCTTTGAGGCTCACGAAGTTTGGGAAGAACTGTGGACCGAATACCGCGGCCCGCTGCGGAAGTTCTATCAAGGGCTGATTCAAGCGGCGGTCGCGCTTCATCACTTCGGCAACGGTAACATCCGCGGCGCGAAGAAAGTCTACTTGTCGAGCCGCGGGTATCTGGAAACCTTCCAACCTGCCTGCCGTGGCATCGATCTCGAGGCGTTTCTCGGGCAAATGGACCAGTGCTTCGCGGCGGTGATGGCTGCGACCGATGAGTTTCCGAAGCTAGAGATCGAACCTGATTTGATTCCTGAAATTCACCTCGACCCGGCGCTTGCCGCCGCGGGCGAGACCTAAACACTGTTGGCGACGACATAAAAGCCACCGGCTCCGCCGGTGGACGAACTACCACCCAAGCTGTTTTTCACATCGTCCACCGGCAGAGCCGGTGGCTTTCAATCGCGGCGATGAGTGCCGCCTCCTCACGCCTCCCGCCCACCGCACACGCCATGTCCATGCTGCCCTGGAACACCGACGACCTCACCTTTGACGAAACTCGATTCAAGGGAGTCGCCCGGCTGTTCCCGCTGCCCGACCTTGTGATGTTCCCGCACGTGATGCAGCCGCTCCACATTTTCGAGCCGCGGTATCGGGAGATGCTCAACGACGCCCTCGACAGCGACGGCCTCATTGCGATGAGCATCCTGGCGCCAGGCTGGGAAGCGAACTACGAGGGAAAGCCGCGGCTGCTGCCGCAGGTTTGCGTTGGCAAGGTGGTGACGCACCAGCGCCTGGAAGATGGCCGCTACAACATCATGTTGCTCGGGATGCGACGGGCGCGGTTGGTGAGCGAAGTCGCCACCGGCCGCTCGTTTCGGACGGCAGAGTTGGAACTACTTGATGAAACTTATCCCGGCGAGGGCGAGGCCGATCGGGCCGAATTGCAGGCGGTGCTCTGCCGGGAGTTCCAGCAGGCGCTGCCGTTACCTCCCGGGGCCAAGTCGCCCGGGCCGGTGCAAGACCTTCTCGCCGCGGAGTTGCCGCTGGCGGTGCTGACTGATTTGGCGAGCTTTGCCCTACCGCTCGATGCAGGGCTCAAGTGCCGGTTACTCGCCGAATGCAATGTTGATCGTCGGGCCGAGCTGCTGCTGGAAACGCTCGGCAAGCCGTGGAAGGGAATCCCCGCGACGCCCGCACCGGCAGCGGCCGGTTTTCCGCCCCGTTTCAGCCAGAACTGAGCCGGTTGACTCGCTGCGCCGCCGCAACGTACGATCGGCTGTTTCTTTGATTTACGGACGGAGTCTCCCACTAAGCAGAGTCACTGTGGGAGGCGTCTCCGACGCCGATTCCGCATTGCTGGGGTGACGATGTCACGCCGGCGGACCGCCGTCGGGGTCGGAGACCCCTCCCACACGCTCGGTCACTGGTACTTCTAAATTTATAGAGACGGCGGTATTGATGAGCGCTTCGCAAGCGAACGGCGGCAAGTCTGTCGACCACGGCAGTCTGTCGGGAGAACTCGACGAACCAGGTGACAACGCGACCTCGCACGAGGTCGATCTGCCGCGCATCGAGCGGGCGGTTCGCGAAATTCTGTTCGCCGTCGGCGAAGATCCCGATCGCGAGGGCTTGCGCGAAACCCCGGCCCGCGTGGCGCGGATGTATCGCGAGCTGTTCAGCGGGCTGCATACCGATCCGCGGATCCATTTGCAGAAGTTCTTCACCGAGAAGTACGACGAGATGGTCCTCGTGAAGGATATCTCATTCAACAGCATGTGCGAGCATCACATGCTGCCGTTCATCGGCAAGGCCCACATCGGCTACGTCCCCAACGGCAAGGTCGTCGGACTGAGCAAGCTGGCCCGCGTCGTCGAAGAGATTTCGCACCGGCCGCAGGTGCAGGAGCGGATGACCGAGCAGATTGCCAACTTGCTCGTCGAAGAACTCGGCGTGAAAGGCGTCGCGGTCGTGATCGAGGCGGCCCACTCGTGCATGTCGATCCGCGGCGTGCGGAAGCCGGATAGCTTGTGCGTCACTTCGGCGATGAAGGGGCTGTTCCGCTCGAACCTGTCGAGCCGGTCGGAAGTGATGAATCTCATCTACGGCGGCAAGTAGGCTGAGCAAGCCGAACGCCTAGCCCGCGGGGAACGCATGGCGCTGCTGACGGAATTTCTGCTGCGGCTGTCGTTTGGCCTCGCGGCGGGAATGACGATCGCTTCGCCGCGATTGGTGACGAGCGGGTACTTTCGCAACCATCTCTACGTGACGCTCGGACTCTCAGCGCTTGCGGCGCTGCTGAGTCGCGTGGCGGCGCCGGCGGCGTTCGGTTGGGCGATTTGTTCGGCCGTGCTGAGTTACGTTGGCGCCGTTTGCTGGCTCTATGAGAAGCCGCGGGCTGGCGTGGCGCTGCTGTATGGCGTGGCGATCGTCGGCGCCGTGGGATCGCTGGCCGCGATGAGCGGCGTCGACAGCCTTCACGTCACGGGAGCAGCAGCGGAAGCGTCGGGCGTGCTGGAGTGGCTGCGGTTCCTGCAGCCGATCACCTCGGGCTTGCTGCTCGGCACGACGACCGCGGCGATGTTGCTTGGGCACTGGTACCTAAACGCCCCCGGCATGCAATTGGCGCCGCTGCGTGAACTGCTGCTCGCAATGGCGGCGGCGGTTGCGCTACAGACGCTCCTCTGCGGCGCTGGGCTCGTTGGCGAGGCGTCGTCGCAAGCGCTCAGCACGCAAGATTGGCTCTTCCTGCTGCTGCGGTGGTCATTCGGATTGATCGGCGTGATCGTGCTCATTTACCTGACCTGGAAAACGCTCGAAATCCCCAACACGCAGAGCGCCACGGGTATTCTGTACGTCGCCGTAATCGGGACGTTTGTCGGCGAAACGATGTCGTTGCTACTGTCTGCCGAGTCGGTTTACCCCGTATAATGGCAGTTTGCCTTGGCCACGAGGGCGAGGCGTCCCGTTCCCCCCCGCGGTCAGCGATGCACGTCACCTACGCCTGCAGCTCTTGCGACAGCGCCGTTCGTCACGAGTTCGACGAACGGACGACGGCGCTCGCGTGCCCGGCGTGCCGGCACGAGGTGGCGCTGCCGGAGGGGGCCGTGAGCGGCGAGCGGGTACGGCGGTGCCTTGTTTGCCCGAGCCACGACCTGTACATGCGGAAAGACTTTCCGCAGCGATTGGGCGTGCTGCTCGTAGCGATCGGCGTCGTCGGCAGCTCGATCGCCTGGGCCAACGCGAACCTCGCGTGGACGTTCGGGATTTTGTTCGCCACGGCGCTGGCCGACCTGCTGCTATTCATGTTCGTCGGCAACGCGCTCATGTGTTACCGCTGCGGCGCCCAATACCGCGGCGTGGCGGAGATGGAAACGCACGGCCACTTTAATTTGGAAACGCACGAGAAGTATCGGCAGATCGCGACGCGGACGAAGGAGCTTGCAACGTCGCCCCCTTCTTGAATTCAAAAAAGTATTGCACCACGACGACACAACGAGCACGACGGAATTTTAGATTGCAGCTCGCCTGAATGGGTTACTTGGTTTTTCGTCGTGTCCGCTGTGCCGTCGTGGTTATTCTTCGTGATTAAAAGTCATCCGCACGCCTCGCAATCGCCCTATGGACGCTGAACAGCTTCGCATCCGTGACGACCTGCGGGGGCAACTCGACGGCGACGTCCATTGCGACGACTTGTTCGTGCAGATGTACGCCAGCGATGCGAGCATCTTCGAAGTGCCGCCATTGGGGGTGGCGTTGCCGCGGCATCGGGACGATGTCGTGGCGATCGTCCGGTATGCGGCGGAACGGGGTATTCCGCTCTTTCCCCGCGGAGCCGGGACGGGGTTGGCGGGCGATTCGCTCGGGCGCGGCATCGTCGTCGATTTTTCGAAGCACATGCGGCGGATCGTTTCGGTAGGCGAAGATCACGTCGTCGTGCAGCCGGGGGTGGTGCTGGCGCAGCTGAATGATCGGCTGGCCCGCAGCGGCCGGATGTTCGGGCCCGATCCGGCCAACGTCGAAGTGACGACAATGGGAAGCGTCGTGGCCCTCGACGCGTCGGGAAGCCGCTGGCCGGCGTATGGTTCGACGCGGCGGCATGTGCGCGAGCTAGAGGTTGTGCTCGCCGACGGGCAGGTGACGAGATTGTCGCAACATGTTCCCGACGTCGACGCCGAGCGTCGCGATGACCCGGCCGGAACGCTGGCGGCGGGAGTCGCCGACATCATCGCTCGGCATCAACATGCGATTGACGAGCGACGGACGCGCAGCCTCGTTGATCGGAGCGGCTATCGGCTGCACGACTTGTGGAAGTCGAATGACGCCGATGAGCGGGGCACGATCGACCTGGCACGGTTGCTCGTCGGCAGCGAGGGAACGCTCGCGATCGTCACCGAAGCAACGCTCGCGACAGTGGCGCTTCCGGAGCACACCGGCAGCATGCTGCTGTTTTTCACGTCGCTCTCCGGTGCGGCGCAGGCGGCCGCAGAACTCTCGATGCACACGTTGCGGGCATGCGATCTGATGGATCGCCGCCATCTCAGCCTCGCCCGCGAAACGAACCCGCGGTACGAGTTCTTGATTCCCGCCGAGGCCGAGGCGGTGCTGCTCGTTGAATGCGGCGGCGAATCTGAGGAAGAGGTGCTTCAGGCGCTGCGCGAGATCGAGCACCTGCTGGTCGATCAGCGGCGGATGGCGTCGAGCTCGCAACTCGCGCTCGATCCGTTTGACAGCGACGTCCTGTGGCAACTCGCGCGGCGGTATGTACCAACTTTGTACCGCCTGCGCGGTTCGTCGCGGCCGGTGCCGTTTGTGGAAGACATCGCCGTGCCGCCGCAGGCGCTGCCGAACTTCTTGCAGAAGTCGCTCGAGACGTTGCGGCGGCATCAGGTGACGGCGTCGATCTTTGGACACGCGGCGCATGGGCAGCTCCACATTCGGCCGTTTATCGATCTCACCGACCCCGAGGAAGTGCCGAAGCTTCGCGAGCTGGCGGAAGAACTGTACGGCTACACGTGGGAAGTGGGCGGCACGATTAGCGGCGAGCATGCCGAAGGATATAGCCGGACGCCGTACGCTGCGGGACAGCACGGGCCGTTGATGGCGGCGTTCCGCGAGGTGAAGTCGCTGTTCGACCCGCGCGGGATTCTCAACCCGGGCAAAAAGATTCCGGCCGATTCGGTGCCACTCGAAACGCCACTGCGGCGCGTGACGTTCCCGCTGCTGGATCGTTTGGAAGTTGATGACGCGCCGCCGCAGTCGAGTTCGCTTAAGCGCCCGCCGTCGAGTTTGATTCAGCTGCAACTCGACTGGCGTCCCGACGAAATGACGTACGCGGCGCGGATGTGCAACGGCTGCGGCGCTTGCCGCACGCAGGAAGCCGAGTCGCGGATGTGCCCGACGTTTCGCCCCGCGCCGCGCGAGGAAGCGTCGCCGCGGGCCAAGGCGAATCTGGCGCGGGCGATTCTCACCGGCGCGCTGCCGGCGGGGGCGGTGCTTGAGGAAGCGGTGAAAGAGGTATGCGACCTCTGCATCCACTGCCACATGTGTCGGCTCGAGTGCCCGGCCAACGTCGATGTGCCGAAGCTGATGGCCGAGGCGAAGGGTTCGTACGTCGCCGTCAACGGGCTGCGGCTGCACGATTGGTTCATCACGAACATCGACGTGCTGTGCGGCTACGCGTCGCGCTTCCCCAACATTGCGAACTGGGCGATTCGCAGCCGCTGGGCGCGGTGGGTGATCGAGCGGACGCTGGGCATCGCTCAGGGACGGAAGTTGCCGCGGTTCACGCGCGGGCCGTTCCTCGAATCGTCGACGCAAGCGCGACTGGCCAAACCGAATCGCGACCCGGGCGAGAAGGTGTTGCTGTTCGTCGATACGTTCGCCAACTTCTGCGATTCGCAGTTGGCGAAGGCCTTTGTCGCCGTGCTTGAGCACAACGACGTGTCGGTTTATATTCCCGATCGCCAGTACGAGGCGGGGATGCCGATGATCTCGCAGGGAGCGCTCGGCCCCGCGCGGTTGCTTGCTGAACGCAACGTGGCGATGCTCAGCGAAGCGGTGCGGCAGGGCTACACGATCGTTTCAACAGAGCCGTCGGCGATTCTTGCGCTGCAGCGCGAGTATGCTCACTTGCTCGGCGACGATTCCGATGTGCGGCTGGTGGCGGAAAACTCGATGGAGGCGACGCAGTATTTGTGGCGACTCCATCAGAAGGGGCGGTTGCGGCTTGATTTTCAACCGCTGGAGATGACCGTCGGCTATCACACGCCGTGCCATGTGAAGGCGCTCGAAGTCGGCGTGCCGAGCGTCAACTTGATGGGGCTGATTCCGAAGCTCGACTTGCGGCTGATCGAAAAAGGTTGCAGCGGCGCGGCGGGACTCTTTGGGTTTCAAAAGAAAAACTACCGGACAAGTCTGCGGATTGGCTTGCCGCTGATCACCGAGCTTCGCAAGGGTGGCTACCGGCTGGGCGTCACCGAATGCAGCACGTGTCGGATTCAGATGGAGCAGGGGGCGTCGATGGCGACGCTCCATCCAGTAAAGCTTGTCGCGCTCGCCTACGGGCTGATGCCCGAGCTGCGGCAGTTGATTGATAGTCCCGCGCAGGAGCTGGTAGTAAGATGAGGCTGACGGTGAAATTGTTCGCCGCGGCCCGGGAATTAGCGGGTTGCGGCGAGTTGCCGATTGAGTTGCCCGTTGAGGCGGACGTGGCGGCGCTGCGGACGGCGTTGTGCGCGACAGCGCCGGCGCTTGCGGAATTGGCGCGGCGGTCGCTCATCGCGATCAATGAGGAGTATGCAGCGGATGCGACGCGGTTACAGGATGGCGATGTGGCGGCGCTGATTCCACCGGTGAGCGGCGGCTAAAAAGAAATAACCTGGGGCAAGCTTGCCCCAGGCTAGCGGCGCGAGTTGATGCGGCGATAGCTAGGGTTTGAGCTTGGCATGATTCAACTGACCGACAACCCGATCGATGCGACCGCGCTCTTGCAATCGGTCCAACAGCCGGAGGCAGGCGCCGTGGTGCTGTTCCTCGGGATCACGCGGCAGTTTACCAAGGGGCGCGAGACGGCGACGCTCAGCTACGAAGCCTACCGCGAGATGGCGGCGAAGGAACTAGAGCGACTCGAGCAGCAAGCACGCGAACGGTGGCCGCTGGTGGATTGCAGCATCGTGCACCGCTTGGGCGAGGTGCCGCTGGCCGAGGCGAGCGTGGCGATCGCGGTGAGCAGTGCGCATCGCGGCGATGCGTTCGATGCGGGGCGGTGGTTGATCGATACGCTCAAGGAAAGCGTACCGATTTGGAAGCAAGAGCATTGGGCCGATGGCGGCGCCGAGTGGGTTCATCCAGCGACCAACGTAAACGGATAAGTTTGGCGATAGGCGATGTCGACGGCGATCGAACATGCAGCGAACGAGGATGCGACGGCGGGAAAACTTCCGCCGCTCGTCGATGCGTTCGGCCGTCGGCATACAAGTCTCCGCATCAGCGTTACCGATCGCTGCAACATCCGCTGCTTTTACTGCATGCCTGCCGAGGGCGTCGTCTTCCGGCCGCGGGCGGAACTGTTGACGTTCGAGGAGATCGAGCGATTCGTGCGATCGCTCGTGCCGTTGGGCCTCGACAAGCTGCGACTTACCGGCGGAGAGCCGCTGTTGCGGGCCGACTTGCCCGAACTCGTCCGCATGCTGGCGGCAATCCCGGGCATCCGCGACTTGGCGCTGACGACGAACGGCATGTTGCTCGACCAGCAAGCTGCAGCGCTCCAGTCAGCAGGCCTGCGACGCATCAACATCAGCCTCGACACGCTCAGCGAAGCGACGTTCGAGCGGATCACGCGGCGGCAGGGGCTTGATCGCGTGCTCGCCGGTATCGCCGCGGCACAGGAGGCGGGGTTCGACGAAATCCGTCTCAATGCGATTGCGATTCGTGATCTCACCGAGAGTGAAATTGTTCCACTCGTCGAGTTTGCCCGCGAGCGCCAATTGGAACTCCGGTTCATCGAGTTCATGCCGCTCGATGCCGAGCATCATTGGTCGAGCGACCAGCTATTGACGGGCGCTGAGATTCGCCGCATCGTCGAAGAACGTTGTGGCCCGCTGCAAGTCGCGCCGCGCGACAATGCGAGTCAGCCGGCGGTCGACTTCTGCTTTGCGGATGGCGGCAAAATTGGTTTTATCAACCCGGTAAGCGAGCCGTTCTGCGGCGATTGCAATCGGCTCCGCTTGACGGCGGAGGGGCAAGTGCGAAACTGCCTATTCTCAACAGTTGAATGGGACGCCCGCCGCGTCCTCCGTAACGGCGGGAGCGACGACGACCTGCGGACGCTGGTTCGCGAGTCGGTCGCCGCGAAAGCCGCCGCCCACGGCGTCGGCCGGAGCGATTTTCATCAGCCCGAGCGGGCGATGTACCAAATCGGCGGATGAATCAGTTGATATTTACCACGACGAACACGACGAACACGACGAGAAGAAAAGAAGAGTTGGAACCGCCGATGAACGCGGATAAGCGTAGATTGAGCAATCAATAATTTGATCTGTGTTAATCTGCGTCCATCGGCGGTTCCAAAGTATTTCGTCGTGTCCGTCGTGACGTCGTGGTGAAATTCATTTGTAAAAAGTCACCTCATGAGGAATTCCCCCGTGAAGTTTGTCGCTACGATCGTCTGCCTCGGCGCCATGGGCGTCGCTTCGCTTGCTTCCGCTGAGATTGATCGCTCGAAGGTTGATCAATCGCCGCTCAAGTCGGTGAAGGTGGTTGAGGCGTTTCCGAACCTGTTCTGGCCCGACGACGTCACCGGCGTTGACGAAGGGAAGCCGAAGGAACTGCGCCCGCTCGTAATCACCGGGGCGGGTGATGGCAGCGGCCGGTTGTTCATCGCGACGCAGCCGGGGCGGATCCATGTGATCGAGAACAAGCCTGACGCCGAGGAGATGGGGACGTTCCTCGACATCACCGATCGCCTCCACTACAAGGCGCCTGCCGAAAACGAGGAGGGCTTCCTTGGCCTCGCGTTCCATCCGAAGTTCAAGGAGAACGGCGAGTTCTTCGTCTACTACACGAACGACTACAAAGACGAAAAGGATCGCAAGTCGATCATCTCGCGGTTCCGCGTCTCGAAGGACGACCCGAACAAGGCCGATCCGGCTAGCGAAGAGATCATCATGGAGATCCCGCAGCCGTATTGGAATCACAACGGCGGCACGCTCGTGTTCGGTCCGGACGGTTACTTGTACGTCGGCCTCGGCGACGGCGGTTCGGGGCGCGATCCGCACGGCAACGGTCAGAATCTCAACACGCTGCTTGGCAAGATTTTGCGGATCGACGTCGACAACAAGGATCCGGGGCTGAACTACGCAATTCCCAAGGACAACCCTTTCGTGGGTCGCAAGGACGCGCGCGGTGAGAACTGGGCCTACGGCATTCGCAACATTTGGCGGATGGCGTTCGACCGCAAGACCGGCACGCTGTGGGCCGGCGAGGTTGGCCAGGATTTGTGGGAAGAGATCGACATCATCGAAAAGGGGGGCAACTACGGTTGGAACCTCCGCGAAGGGACTCACAAGTTCGGCGACAAGGGGAGCGACCCGCGGGCCGATCTCATCGAGCCGGTGTGGGACTACCACCACGACCTCGGCAAGTCGATCACCGGCGGCAACGTCTACCGCGGCAAGAGCGCGCCGGAACTCGAAGGCGCCTTCATGTATGGCGACCTCGCGACGGGGCAGGTCTACGCCCTGTGGGTCGACGAAGCGACGAAGCAGGCGACAGCGAACCGACTTGTCCTCGAGAAGGGGACGCCGATCTTCACCTTCGGCGAAGACGATAACGGCGAGACTTATTTCTCGACCCAAGAGGGCGGGATTTATAAGTTTGAGTCGCAGTAGGTTGGCGAGGCGGGAATGCCGCCTCGACTTCGCTTGAATGCATTACGAGAATGCTCGACGGTCAGTCACGCTGATCGTCGAGCATTTTTTTTCGCTTGCAAGAGTCGCCGCGCGGCAGCAGTAAGTAGCTCACCACCGTGCTGATCGAAAGCAATACGAGCAGCGCTGAAACGGTGAGCGTCGCGAAGAGTCCCCACGCGTTGCCCAAAATCAAGGTGAACGCTCCGCCGACCAGGAGTGCTGCGGTAGCGAAGAGCATCGCGATTGCAGGTAGCCGGAGCTTGCGACGCGAGTGACTCATTAGCGTTACGAAAGGAAACCAGCCTTACCCCACGTTGAAGGATTGAGTAACGCCGCGGTTTTCGCTTGTGGCCGATATCGCCGTTCTGCGAGCCGGAGTTGCTCCAATTATACCGCCACGACGATTCCCAGTAGGCCCGCTACCGCGGTCATGGCGATGATTGCCGAGCGAACTGTAAACCGCTGCCCGAGGCGGAGGGCGCCGACGCCCAGCAAAGCGAAGAGGAGGGCGGCGTACCAGAGTGGGAAAATGAGGGACCCGTCGGCGGCGCCGAACGAGCCGTTCGACGCCAGTTTGTTCTGAAACCAAATGTCGATCGGACGGTCGTCCAGGGTGAAATGAACGATCGTCCGCGACATGCCCATGCCGGTTCCGCCGCCGGCTGTGATCGCCCTCGGAGTGCCGACTGGG
This sequence is a window from Lacipirellula parvula. Protein-coding genes within it:
- a CDS encoding anaerobic glycerol-3-phosphate dehydrogenase subunit C; amino-acid sequence: MDAEQLRIRDDLRGQLDGDVHCDDLFVQMYASDASIFEVPPLGVALPRHRDDVVAIVRYAAERGIPLFPRGAGTGLAGDSLGRGIVVDFSKHMRRIVSVGEDHVVVQPGVVLAQLNDRLARSGRMFGPDPANVEVTTMGSVVALDASGSRWPAYGSTRRHVRELEVVLADGQVTRLSQHVPDVDAERRDDPAGTLAAGVADIIARHQHAIDERRTRSLVDRSGYRLHDLWKSNDADERGTIDLARLLVGSEGTLAIVTEATLATVALPEHTGSMLLFFTSLSGAAQAAAELSMHTLRACDLMDRRHLSLARETNPRYEFLIPAEAEAVLLVECGGESEEEVLQALREIEHLLVDQRRMASSSQLALDPFDSDVLWQLARRYVPTLYRLRGSSRPVPFVEDIAVPPQALPNFLQKSLETLRRHQVTASIFGHAAHGQLHIRPFIDLTDPEEVPKLRELAEELYGYTWEVGGTISGEHAEGYSRTPYAAGQHGPLMAAFREVKSLFDPRGILNPGKKIPADSVPLETPLRRVTFPLLDRLEVDDAPPQSSSLKRPPSSLIQLQLDWRPDEMTYAARMCNGCGACRTQEAESRMCPTFRPAPREEASPRAKANLARAILTGALPAGAVLEEAVKEVCDLCIHCHMCRLECPANVDVPKLMAEAKGSYVAVNGLRLHDWFITNIDVLCGYASRFPNIANWAIRSRWARWVIERTLGIAQGRKLPRFTRGPFLESSTQARLAKPNRDPGEKVLLFVDTFANFCDSQLAKAFVAVLEHNDVSVYIPDRQYEAGMPMISQGALGPARLLAERNVAMLSEAVRQGYTIVSTEPSAILALQREYAHLLGDDSDVRLVAENSMEATQYLWRLHQKGRLRLDFQPLEMTVGYHTPCHVKALEVGVPSVNLMGLIPKLDLRLIEKGCSGAAGLFGFQKKNYRTSLRIGLPLITELRKGGYRLGVTECSTCRIQMEQGASMATLHPVKLVALAYGLMPELRQLIDSPAQELVVR
- a CDS encoding PQQ-dependent sugar dehydrogenase, translated to MKFVATIVCLGAMGVASLASAEIDRSKVDQSPLKSVKVVEAFPNLFWPDDVTGVDEGKPKELRPLVITGAGDGSGRLFIATQPGRIHVIENKPDAEEMGTFLDITDRLHYKAPAENEEGFLGLAFHPKFKENGEFFVYYTNDYKDEKDRKSIISRFRVSKDDPNKADPASEEIIMEIPQPYWNHNGGTLVFGPDGYLYVGLGDGGSGRDPHGNGQNLNTLLGKILRIDVDNKDPGLNYAIPKDNPFVGRKDARGENWAYGIRNIWRMAFDRKTGTLWAGEVGQDLWEEIDIIEKGGNYGWNLREGTHKFGDKGSDPRADLIEPVWDYHHDLGKSITGGNVYRGKSAPELEGAFMYGDLATGQVYALWVDEATKQATANRLVLEKGTPIFTFGEDDNGETYFSTQEGGIYKFESQ
- a CDS encoding MoaD/ThiS family protein encodes the protein MKLFAAARELAGCGELPIELPVEADVAALRTALCATAPALAELARRSLIAINEEYAADATRLQDGDVAALIPPVSGG
- a CDS encoding DUF309 domain-containing protein; its protein translation is MPHDAESDDSLYDQGIRYFNDCEFFEAHEVWEELWTEYRGPLRKFYQGLIQAAVALHHFGNGNIRGAKKVYLSSRGYLETFQPACRGIDLEAFLGQMDQCFAAVMAATDEFPKLEIEPDLIPEIHLDPALAAAGET
- the nth gene encoding endonuclease III yields the protein MTGRKPAGSPPAAKKPPAAIGSHAEVKRRAGQVVRALNKEYPEVECALVHNSPFELLVATILSAQCTDARVNIVTPALFAKYPDPAAFAAAPLAGIEKAIQSTGFFRNKAKNIKAASTAIVDDHGGEVPETLNELVALAGVGRKTANVVLGVAFGQATGVVVDTHVGRLSRRLGLTANDDPVKVEADLMAIIPQTEWIDFSHRLIAHGRRVCIARKPKCDECTMLKFCPRIGLPAA
- a CDS encoding LON peptidase substrate-binding domain-containing protein, with protein sequence MSMLPWNTDDLTFDETRFKGVARLFPLPDLVMFPHVMQPLHIFEPRYREMLNDALDSDGLIAMSILAPGWEANYEGKPRLLPQVCVGKVVTHQRLEDGRYNIMLLGMRRARLVSEVATGRSFRTAELELLDETYPGEGEADRAELQAVLCREFQQALPLPPGAKSPGPVQDLLAAELPLAVLTDLASFALPLDAGLKCRLLAECNVDRRAELLLETLGKPWKGIPATPAPAAAGFPPRFSQN
- the moaA gene encoding GTP 3',8-cyclase MoaA — its product is MSTAIEHAANEDATAGKLPPLVDAFGRRHTSLRISVTDRCNIRCFYCMPAEGVVFRPRAELLTFEEIERFVRSLVPLGLDKLRLTGGEPLLRADLPELVRMLAAIPGIRDLALTTNGMLLDQQAAALQSAGLRRINISLDTLSEATFERITRRQGLDRVLAGIAAAQEAGFDEIRLNAIAIRDLTESEIVPLVEFARERQLELRFIEFMPLDAEHHWSSDQLLTGAEIRRIVEERCGPLQVAPRDNASQPAVDFCFADGGKIGFINPVSEPFCGDCNRLRLTAEGQVRNCLFSTVEWDARRVLRNGGSDDDLRTLVRESVAAKAAAHGVGRSDFHQPERAMYQIGG
- a CDS encoding molybdenum cofactor biosynthesis protein MoaE, producing the protein MIQLTDNPIDATALLQSVQQPEAGAVVLFLGITRQFTKGRETATLSYEAYREMAAKELERLEQQARERWPLVDCSIVHRLGEVPLAEASVAIAVSSAHRGDAFDAGRWLIDTLKESVPIWKQEHWADGGAEWVHPATNVNG
- the folE gene encoding GTP cyclohydrolase I FolE, translated to MSASQANGGKSVDHGSLSGELDEPGDNATSHEVDLPRIERAVREILFAVGEDPDREGLRETPARVARMYRELFSGLHTDPRIHLQKFFTEKYDEMVLVKDISFNSMCEHHMLPFIGKAHIGYVPNGKVVGLSKLARVVEEISHRPQVQERMTEQIANLLVEELGVKGVAVVIEAAHSCMSIRGVRKPDSLCVTSAMKGLFRSNLSSRSEVMNLIYGGK